Proteins encoded in a region of the Spirochaeta lutea genome:
- a CDS encoding Hsp33 family molecular chaperone HslO, whose translation MIKKPIEDLSTEDHIRAYSASRMHRFLLGNNTVRGAAVDATLLIRQMRANHNLGILETLILGHAYMGALLVTSQHKGQDTISLRIDCDGPVQGLVVEANAFGEVRGYLKNESIPVTRPVESNDYSEFFGAGTLAVTRILEGGKQPFTSTIELEHGNIAQDLAQYFTVSEQTPSGFHLSIRFDDQGKVIGAGGLLLQTMPGADEDVVRRIESQMMLLPSLGSEIAHGQGAMEYVDFWFQDFGIQHLDPRSVDFQCHCSKDRFVGHLRNLPKEDKEDLRQNGPFPLELNCHFCGSNYQLSKVEVQGI comes from the coding sequence ATGATTAAAAAACCAATAGAAGACCTCAGCACAGAAGACCACATCCGCGCCTACAGCGCTTCACGGATGCACCGGTTCCTTCTGGGAAATAATACCGTCCGGGGCGCCGCGGTGGATGCAACCCTGCTCATCCGCCAGATGCGGGCGAACCATAACCTCGGCATCCTGGAAACCCTGATCCTCGGGCACGCATACATGGGGGCCCTCCTAGTTACCAGCCAGCACAAGGGCCAGGATACCATCAGTCTGCGGATAGACTGCGACGGCCCGGTTCAGGGTCTGGTGGTGGAGGCCAACGCCTTCGGAGAGGTCCGGGGGTACCTGAAAAACGAATCCATTCCTGTTACCCGGCCGGTGGAGAGCAACGACTACTCAGAATTCTTCGGAGCCGGGACACTGGCGGTTACCCGGATACTTGAGGGGGGAAAACAGCCCTTCACCAGCACCATAGAACTGGAACACGGGAATATTGCCCAGGACCTGGCTCAGTACTTCACCGTCAGTGAGCAGACCCCCTCGGGATTTCATTTGAGTATCCGGTTCGACGACCAAGGGAAGGTCATCGGTGCCGGTGGACTTCTCCTCCAAACCATGCCGGGAGCTGATGAGGATGTGGTACGGCGCATCGAAAGTCAGATGATGCTGCTTCCATCCCTGGGTTCGGAAATCGCCCACGGCCAGGGTGCCATGGAGTATGTGGATTTCTGGTTTCAGGATTTCGGTATTCAGCACCTGGATCCCCGAAGTGTGGATTTCCAATGCCACTGCAGCAAGGACCGGTTCGTGGGACACCTGAGAAACCTGCCCAAGGAAGATAAGGAGGATCTGCGTCAAAACGGCCCCTTCCCCCTGGAATTAAACTGCCATTTCTGCGGATCAAATTACCAGCTCAGCAAAGTCGAGGTACAGGGCATCTAA
- a CDS encoding HAD-IIA family hydrolase, translating to MAKSIISDMDGVIYRGGTLIDGANEFVQRLLTSGIPFLFLTNLSEQTPLDLVRKLERRGIHGLEEHHFITAGMATAMFLKQQRPGATVFAIGGGGLMNELYNAGFSISEHNPEYVVVGKTESFNFEQMKKAVQFISRGAKFIGTNPDVIDPTDDGIEPACGALLAGIESATGRRPYIVGKPNSLMMTLATKKLGVHPDDTVMIGDRMDTDIVGGMEAGMRTCLVLSGVTRREDISAYPYRPDYIMDSVADIDPLEL from the coding sequence ATGGCAAAGAGTATAATTTCCGATATGGACGGGGTGATTTACCGGGGGGGTACCCTCATTGACGGTGCGAATGAGTTCGTCCAGCGTTTATTAACCAGCGGTATTCCCTTTTTGTTTCTGACCAATCTCAGCGAACAAACCCCCCTGGACTTGGTTCGAAAACTGGAGCGCCGGGGCATCCACGGCCTGGAGGAACACCATTTTATTACTGCAGGCATGGCCACCGCTATGTTCCTCAAGCAGCAGCGCCCGGGAGCCACCGTCTTTGCCATCGGGGGGGGCGGGCTTATGAACGAGCTGTACAACGCGGGATTTTCTATTTCCGAGCATAACCCCGAGTACGTGGTGGTGGGAAAGACAGAGTCCTTCAATTTCGAACAAATGAAGAAGGCCGTGCAGTTCATCTCCCGGGGCGCCAAGTTCATCGGCACCAACCCGGATGTTATTGATCCTACCGATGACGGCATTGAGCCTGCCTGCGGGGCCCTGTTGGCCGGCATTGAATCCGCCACGGGCCGCCGGCCCTACATTGTCGGTAAACCGAACTCCCTGATGATGACCCTGGCTACCAAAAAACTCGGGGTTCATCCCGATGATACGGTCATGATCGGTGACCGCATGGATACGGATATTGTCGGCGGTATGGAGGCGGGTATGCGTACCTGTCTGGTTCTCAGCGGGGTTACCCGGCGGGAAGATATTTCGGCCTATCCCTACCGCCCGGATTACATTATGGACTCCGTGGCGGATATCGACCCCCTGGAGCTTTGA
- a CDS encoding DUF2141 domain-containing protein codes for MGRPRVLVMVILMSLASLGAWGQTVAGEVVLVVEVDPRVLQGGPVLLNLALQDRREFDDARITPRYSRSVEITPESLGEAPLELVFTGVEAGEFVVSGYIDTNRDGRLTMGLFGPTEPWGMAGLRRPLLARPRFDSLKLSLPRDVSSDNNKILLKIK; via the coding sequence ATGGGACGCCCGAGGGTTTTGGTTATGGTGATTCTCATGTCCCTGGCAAGTTTGGGGGCGTGGGGGCAGACCGTTGCCGGGGAGGTTGTCCTAGTGGTGGAGGTGGATCCCCGGGTGCTGCAAGGCGGCCCGGTGCTCTTGAATCTGGCCCTCCAGGACCGCAGAGAATTTGATGATGCCCGGATTACACCCCGCTACAGTAGATCCGTTGAAATCACCCCGGAATCCCTGGGAGAGGCACCCCTGGAGCTGGTGTTTACCGGTGTTGAAGCCGGGGAGTTTGTGGTCAGCGGGTATATAGATACCAACCGGGACGGCAGGTTAACCATGGGGCTGTTCGGACCCACCGAGCCCTGGGGTATGGCAGGGTTACGCCGGCCGCTGTTGGCTCGGCCCCGGTTCGACTCATTGAAACTCTCACTGCCGCGGGATGTTTCCTCGGATAACAATAAAATTTTACTAAAAATCAAGTAA
- a CDS encoding DUF2975 domain-containing protein, with protein sequence MKEMKNSSLLTWLNGALGVMVWVLVFGLVVLSVMLVLGLLGVGAGTAHMEWSAMGLRLEVPGAEFDGLFFTVSSGMGIGMAVFGLLILLRCRSIIRRVIQGTPFHPDQGRDMRWIAWLILASEAFQTAAQVFVASRIGSVLQAAAGPAITADATVSLRPEVIFLGLIILVLAQIFSYGSAMEEEQRYTV encoded by the coding sequence ATGAAAGAAATGAAAAACAGCTCCCTGCTGACATGGCTGAACGGCGCCCTGGGGGTAATGGTGTGGGTATTGGTCTTCGGCCTGGTCGTGCTCAGCGTCATGCTGGTATTGGGACTGCTGGGTGTCGGTGCCGGAACAGCCCACATGGAATGGTCCGCCATGGGTCTTCGTCTTGAGGTGCCAGGGGCGGAGTTCGACGGTCTGTTTTTTACGGTGTCTTCGGGAATGGGCATCGGGATGGCGGTATTCGGATTGTTGATCCTACTTCGGTGCCGGAGTATTATCCGGAGGGTCATCCAAGGAACCCCCTTTCACCCGGACCAGGGCAGGGATATGCGCTGGATCGCTTGGCTGATTCTGGCATCCGAGGCCTTCCAAACAGCAGCCCAGGTTTTTGTGGCCTCCCGGATCGGATCGGTGCTGCAGGCGGCAGCCGGCCCAGCCATAACAGCGGATGCAACGGTGAGTCTGCGTCCCGAGGTTATCTTTCTGGGGCTGATAATACTGGTTCTTGCCCAGATCTTTTCCTACGGTTCCGCCATGGAAGAAGAACAGCGCTACACGGTGTAG
- a CDS encoding helix-turn-helix domain-containing protein, whose protein sequence is MIEMRLDVMMAERRVKLIDLAQQIGLTNANLSILKTGKARAIRLETLDALCKALDCQPGDLLRYVEDAGEDE, encoded by the coding sequence ATGATCGAGATGCGACTTGACGTCATGATGGCTGAGCGCAGGGTCAAACTGATTGACCTTGCCCAGCAGATTGGGCTGACCAATGCGAACCTGTCGATACTGAAAACCGGGAAGGCCCGGGCCATCCGGCTTGAGACCCTGGATGCCCTCTGTAAGGCTCTGGACTGCCAGCCCGGGGATCTGCTCCGGTACGTGGAGGATGCCGGGGAAGATGAGTAG
- a CDS encoding methyl-accepting chemotaxis protein, with protein sequence MSIQSTLAAKYNGETTLIQRKAQSLFWINIILAVGFLLLGLLRAIEGEIGVALGEFGVTLLLVVVNLQILRGSFRVASIVVMVIFIAAATTLYFLRPFDGNPKSIYSLGMYLLSTFLTVPMLAFATWQIWATVIYSITMVMTVALVRYAPLFQDQPQIRSQLLFDAGVIALLMGLTGYFAYQLFKTQHTSIDELEHNQQETAKKNDKLNQILKDIGDGADIGDRLLESAHRTLQTVDGFNQSLEEMNSQVSSLGAVSLQLGETENHLVQAESQMKQEIASQNSGITQVSRGVQEISARITQVQKAAEQQNTILSQLITSAQEGQHQLDTTMNRFTRISQGSAQMLQVIQVIEDIAERTNLLAMNAAIEAAHAGDSGRGFAVVASEIRTLAGETNQNSGRIRENLKETSLQIQETGEAAAVLKTLFDQIIQNISGVKTAFEQVLNDARETNTFSQGITEQVDTLQALSSQVTSALETMEEALGQNRAGFAAMADHVGAVKTHFQQIEEHTGGVFNQASTVEEIGQQNRRTMERILQEIRE encoded by the coding sequence ATGTCTATCCAAAGCACCCTCGCCGCCAAATACAACGGCGAAACAACCCTCATCCAACGGAAGGCCCAGAGCCTCTTCTGGATCAATATCATCCTAGCCGTGGGCTTTCTGCTTCTGGGGCTGCTTAGAGCCATCGAAGGCGAGATCGGCGTCGCCCTGGGGGAATTCGGGGTAACCCTGTTATTGGTGGTGGTGAATCTACAAATTCTCCGGGGCAGCTTCCGGGTTGCCAGTATTGTAGTTATGGTGATTTTCATAGCCGCCGCAACAACCCTGTATTTCCTACGACCCTTCGATGGAAACCCCAAGAGTATCTACTCCCTGGGGATGTACCTCCTCTCGACCTTCCTCACCGTTCCCATGCTTGCCTTCGCAACATGGCAGATTTGGGCGACGGTCATCTACTCCATCACCATGGTCATGACCGTGGCCCTAGTCCGGTATGCCCCCCTCTTCCAGGATCAACCCCAAATCAGGAGCCAGCTGCTCTTCGATGCCGGGGTCATCGCCCTCCTTATGGGTCTAACCGGATACTTCGCCTACCAGCTCTTTAAAACCCAGCACACCAGCATTGATGAGCTGGAACATAACCAGCAGGAAACCGCAAAAAAGAATGATAAACTGAACCAAATATTAAAGGACATCGGGGACGGCGCAGACATCGGTGATCGGCTGCTCGAATCCGCCCACCGCACCCTTCAAACTGTAGACGGATTCAACCAATCCCTGGAAGAAATGAACTCCCAGGTCTCCTCTTTGGGGGCCGTCTCGCTTCAACTGGGTGAAACGGAGAACCACCTCGTCCAGGCAGAATCTCAGATGAAGCAGGAAATAGCATCCCAGAATTCGGGAATAACCCAGGTCTCCCGGGGTGTTCAGGAGATCTCCGCCCGAATCACCCAGGTCCAGAAGGCCGCTGAACAGCAGAACACCATCTTATCCCAGCTGATCACCAGCGCCCAGGAGGGCCAGCACCAGCTGGATACCACCATGAACCGTTTTACCCGGATATCCCAGGGAAGCGCCCAGATGCTCCAGGTAATCCAGGTGATCGAGGACATAGCCGAACGAACCAACCTCCTAGCCATGAACGCTGCCATTGAGGCCGCCCACGCCGGAGATTCCGGCAGAGGCTTTGCCGTGGTTGCGTCGGAAATACGCACCCTGGCCGGTGAAACGAATCAGAACTCCGGCCGTATCCGGGAGAATCTCAAAGAAACCTCCCTGCAAATCCAAGAAACAGGTGAAGCAGCCGCCGTTCTCAAAACCCTCTTTGATCAGATCATCCAGAACATTAGCGGGGTAAAAACCGCCTTCGAACAAGTCCTCAACGACGCCCGGGAAACCAACACCTTCTCCCAGGGCATCACCGAGCAGGTTGACACCCTCCAGGCCCTCTCATCCCAGGTAACCAGCGCCCTGGAGACTATGGAGGAAGCCTTGGGGCAGAACCGGGCCGGCTTTGCCGCCATGGCCGATCATGTTGGTGCCGTAAAAACCCACTTTCAACAAATTGAGGAGCACACCGGCGGGGTATTCAACCAAGCCTCCACCGTGGAAGAAATCGGTCAGCAAAACCGCCGGACCATGGAGCGCATCCTCCAGGAAATCCGGGAGTAA
- a CDS encoding alpha-amylase family glycosyl hydrolase, protein MKRSFVLVFLLLLGATLGLSAQVTPEDSMYFLMTDRFLDGDSSNNYTVRPRDLTAYHGGDFAGIIQKLDYIKTLGFSAIWISPVVDNQSGGYHGYWAVDFYGVEEHFGDMEILKRLVDEAHKRDIKVIIDLVVNHTGVMHPWLPDPEYADWFHERRTIQNYEDQFEAENYWLSSLPDLAQEHPETRQYLIDMAIWWIDQLGHDGYRLDTVRHVPHDFWTDFARAIDQRYPDFYLMGEVFHGDFTKVGSYQQAGLDGLVDFPIYFSIRDFLREGKSGTQFASRINQARSYQDRDQMATFIDNHDVQRYINQVRERVDEKLSQGLLFMFTYTGIPLLYYGTEEPIDGGSEHSGRRDFNWEAELRFGGLISTFNTLRRENPALTSGDFRILYSDEHTLAFTRSTDDQAFVTVLYNGEEPVKRSIPLPEDFSGYKSGVQLLGPEWLGDSGGSDRPGRQREARDREVVAIARQESVEVADEYSARGAKNTRELEEAGRVFRVSGDTLTVELEPYTGSLIKMSQEPAPAGKGLLITVLSVVAAAVAGLLIGLLAK, encoded by the coding sequence ATGAAACGTTCTTTTGTATTGGTGTTCCTGCTGCTTTTGGGAGCGACCCTGGGGCTGAGTGCCCAGGTCACCCCGGAGGACAGCATGTACTTTTTAATGACCGACCGGTTTTTGGATGGCGACTCGTCCAATAACTACACGGTGCGGCCCAGGGATCTGACGGCGTATCACGGGGGTGATTTTGCCGGAATAATCCAGAAATTGGATTACATAAAAACCTTGGGGTTCTCGGCTATCTGGATTAGTCCCGTGGTGGATAACCAGAGCGGCGGATACCATGGCTACTGGGCTGTGGATTTCTACGGGGTGGAGGAGCACTTCGGGGATATGGAGATCCTCAAGCGGCTGGTGGATGAGGCCCATAAGCGGGATATCAAGGTGATTATCGATCTGGTGGTGAACCATACCGGGGTTATGCATCCCTGGCTTCCTGATCCTGAGTATGCTGATTGGTTCCATGAGCGCCGGACTATTCAAAACTACGAGGATCAGTTCGAGGCGGAGAATTATTGGTTATCCAGTCTGCCGGACCTTGCCCAGGAACATCCTGAAACGCGGCAGTACCTCATCGATATGGCTATTTGGTGGATCGATCAGCTGGGCCATGACGGATACCGCTTGGATACCGTCCGACATGTTCCCCACGATTTCTGGACAGATTTCGCCCGGGCCATAGACCAGCGGTATCCGGATTTCTACCTCATGGGTGAGGTATTCCACGGTGATTTTACCAAGGTAGGCAGTTACCAACAGGCGGGACTGGACGGACTGGTGGACTTCCCCATCTACTTCAGCATCCGGGATTTTCTCCGGGAGGGGAAGAGCGGAACCCAGTTTGCATCCCGGATTAACCAGGCCCGGAGCTACCAGGACCGGGATCAGATGGCCACCTTCATCGATAATCACGATGTCCAGCGCTATATCAATCAGGTCCGGGAGCGGGTGGATGAAAAGCTCAGCCAGGGTTTGCTGTTCATGTTTACCTACACGGGAATTCCCCTGCTTTATTACGGTACCGAAGAGCCCATAGACGGGGGATCCGAGCATTCCGGACGCCGGGACTTTAATTGGGAGGCGGAGCTGCGCTTCGGCGGCCTCATTTCCACCTTCAACACCCTGCGCAGGGAGAATCCCGCCCTTACCTCCGGGGATTTCCGTATTCTTTACAGCGATGAGCATACCCTGGCCTTTACCCGGAGCACCGATGATCAGGCCTTTGTGACGGTGTTGTACAACGGCGAGGAACCGGTGAAACGTTCTATTCCCCTGCCCGAGGATTTTTCCGGGTACAAGAGCGGGGTTCAGCTGCTGGGACCTGAGTGGTTGGGCGATTCCGGGGGCAGCGACCGGCCCGGCCGGCAGCGGGAGGCCCGGGATCGGGAGGTTGTTGCAATAGCCCGTCAGGAATCGGTGGAGGTGGCCGATGAATATTCCGCCCGGGGTGCCAAGAATACCCGGGAATTGGAAGAGGCCGGCCGGGTGTTCCGGGTTTCGGGTGATACTCTGACGGTCGAACTCGAGCCGTATACCGGTTCGCTCATTAAGATGTCCCAGGAGCCGGCTCCGGCAGGTAAGGGACTGCTGATTACCGTACTAAGCGTGGTCGCCGCTGCGGTGGCTGGTCTGCTGATCGGATTATTGGCAAAGTAG